A stretch of the Comamonas testosteroni TK102 genome encodes the following:
- a CDS encoding TetR/AcrR family transcriptional regulator produces the protein MGRTRVIDPDKLLDAAEAVVARDGPSKLTLESVAAEAGVSKASVVYDHKTKQALIEALVRRALARDNDFNAAAAERLGDTDARVVRGRIAAAADPLPPAQRAVALSLCAALAQDAGLRECMQANQAAVIEAVQRDAAQPRSALIAYLALEGLKLLESLDFHTFPTAQRDRLLREIEALVDPPALLDPATASRRRR, from the coding sequence ATGGGACGAACGCGCGTAATTGACCCGGACAAACTGCTGGACGCCGCAGAAGCGGTCGTTGCCCGGGACGGTCCGTCGAAGCTGACGCTCGAGTCCGTGGCCGCCGAGGCTGGCGTCAGCAAGGCCAGCGTGGTGTACGACCACAAGACCAAGCAGGCACTGATCGAGGCACTGGTTCGACGCGCACTGGCGCGCGACAACGACTTCAACGCCGCGGCGGCCGAGCGCCTTGGCGATACCGATGCCCGAGTGGTTCGCGGGCGCATCGCTGCGGCTGCCGATCCTCTGCCCCCCGCACAACGGGCGGTGGCGCTGAGCCTGTGCGCCGCGCTCGCCCAGGACGCGGGCCTGCGCGAGTGCATGCAGGCCAATCAAGCCGCTGTCATCGAGGCGGTTCAGCGCGACGCGGCGCAACCGCGAAGCGCGCTGATCGCCTACTTGGCCCTGGAGGGGCTCAAACTGCTTGAGAGCCTGGACTTTCACACCTTCCCGACGGCGCAGCGCGATCGGCTGCTGCGCGAGATCGAAGCCTTGGTCGATCCGCCCGCTCTGCTCGATCCAGCGACGGCATCTCGCCGTCGTCGCTGA
- a CDS encoding NAD-dependent epimerase/dehydratase family protein: MTTPVSGLPATLSTPLPTRLFLTGGSGYVGRNLIRHFVGLQVEVVALVRSPGARRTVQALGATPFEGDLFASNLAEGMQGCQALIHAAANTDHGPAHAAQRRTNVDGTRAVFAAAAQAGVRRAVHLSTESVLLDGRPLVNADERRPYPNRPVGGYSATKAEAEQVALGALAQGIDVTIVRPRFIWGRDDTTALPQLLRAVDSGQFAWIDGGHYQTSTTHIANLAHGIERALLKGQAGACYFISDAEPVEFRSFISALLKTQGRSAPDKAIPGWVVHAVARVGECLASLTGNRWRPPVTRQSLAPSAVEVTLNIDKARHELGYEPPLSRAQGLAELMNYDQR, from the coding sequence ATGACTACACCTGTTTCTGGATTACCCGCGACCCTGTCCACGCCGTTGCCAACCCGCCTGTTCCTGACGGGCGGCAGTGGCTATGTCGGTAGAAACCTGATCCGGCACTTCGTCGGTCTGCAGGTCGAGGTGGTCGCTCTCGTGCGCAGCCCGGGGGCGCGTCGTACCGTGCAGGCCCTGGGTGCGACACCCTTCGAAGGAGACCTGTTCGCTTCAAATCTGGCAGAAGGCATGCAAGGATGCCAGGCGCTCATTCACGCGGCGGCGAACACCGACCATGGCCCGGCCCACGCTGCCCAGCGTCGCACCAACGTCGATGGCACTCGCGCAGTCTTCGCCGCTGCCGCTCAGGCGGGCGTGCGGCGGGCCGTGCATCTCAGCACGGAGTCCGTACTGCTGGATGGTCGGCCCCTGGTCAACGCAGATGAGCGTCGGCCCTACCCGAATCGTCCTGTTGGGGGCTATTCGGCTACCAAGGCGGAGGCGGAGCAGGTGGCCTTGGGCGCGCTCGCCCAGGGTATCGATGTCACCATCGTGCGACCCCGCTTCATCTGGGGACGTGATGACACCACGGCATTGCCTCAGCTGCTCCGGGCGGTCGATTCCGGGCAGTTTGCCTGGATCGATGGCGGTCACTACCAGACTTCGACCACCCACATCGCCAACCTAGCCCACGGTATCGAACGGGCATTGCTCAAGGGCCAAGCTGGGGCCTGTTACTTCATTTCCGACGCTGAACCGGTGGAGTTCCGCAGCTTCATCAGCGCGCTGCTGAAGACCCAGGGGCGTAGCGCTCCGGACAAGGCCATTCCCGGTTGGGTGGTGCATGCCGTGGCACGTGTCGGTGAGTGTTTGGCTTCACTGACCGGGAACCGTTGGCGTCCGCCAGTGACCCGGCAATCTCTGGCACCGTCGGCTGTCGAAGTCACGCTGAACATCGACAAGGCTCGTCATGAGTTGGGCTACGAGCCTCCATTGAGTCGAGCCCAGGGACTTGCTGAGCTCATGAATTACGACCAAAGGTGA
- a CDS encoding NADP-dependent oxidoreductase has protein sequence MKALTFKRYGKTPEIGITEVPRPTLRPDEMLVEVHAAGLNPIDKMITTGMFKPVLKFQLPAVMGSDLAGVVVAVGSSVTRFKPGDEVFASIFDQGTGSLAEFAVVPQHLAARKPANLDFVQAASVPMVGLTSWQALKERANVQTGHRVFIPAGSGGIGTFAIQLAKHLGAYVATTTSTANVALVKSLGAEDVIDYKKQEFEEVLRGYNVVLVTIRGDALEKSIGILKSGGKIISLIGPLDAAFAQARKLNFALRLIFGLMSRKIIRMAAKKDMDYSFLFVRPDGEQLDAIGALLDAGHIHPVVDKVFPFDQAKQALEYLSQGRAKGKVVVRMQ, from the coding sequence ATGAAAGCCCTCACATTTAAGCGCTACGGCAAGACCCCAGAGATCGGCATCACCGAGGTGCCTCGCCCAACGCTTCGACCCGATGAAATGCTGGTTGAGGTGCATGCAGCAGGCTTAAACCCTATCGACAAGATGATCACGACGGGAATGTTCAAGCCCGTGCTGAAGTTCCAGCTTCCCGCCGTCATGGGCAGCGACCTGGCCGGAGTGGTGGTCGCAGTGGGGAGCAGTGTTACCCGCTTCAAGCCGGGCGACGAGGTCTTTGCCAGCATCTTTGATCAAGGCACTGGATCACTCGCCGAGTTTGCAGTAGTTCCCCAACATCTGGCTGCACGCAAACCTGCCAATCTCGACTTCGTGCAGGCAGCGTCTGTGCCTATGGTTGGGTTGACTTCCTGGCAAGCTCTGAAAGAACGTGCCAACGTGCAAACAGGCCACAGAGTATTTATCCCTGCAGGCTCGGGCGGTATCGGCACGTTTGCAATCCAGTTGGCCAAGCACCTCGGTGCCTATGTAGCAACGACCACAAGTACCGCCAACGTTGCGCTGGTCAAGAGCCTGGGCGCGGAAGATGTGATTGACTACAAAAAGCAGGAGTTTGAAGAGGTACTGCGAGGATACAACGTGGTATTGGTAACGATCCGCGGGGATGCATTGGAGAAGTCGATTGGCATCCTCAAATCCGGCGGCAAGATAATTTCGCTGATTGGTCCGCTGGACGCTGCATTTGCACAAGCCCGCAAGTTGAACTTCGCTCTCAGACTGATCTTTGGCCTCATGAGCAGAAAGATCATCCGCATGGCAGCAAAGAAGGACATGGACTACTCGTTTCTATTCGTGCGACCTGACGGCGAGCAGTTGGACGCAATTGGCGCGCTTCTTGACGCCGGTCATATCCATCCGGTTGTAGACAAAGTGTTTCCGTTCGATCAAGCGAAGCAGGCCCTTGAGTACTTGTCCCAAGGACGCGCCAAAGGCAAAGTCGTAGTGCGGATGCAATAG